GCCGAAACTACGCATTTTGCCGAGCTTGAGGGCCTGCGCAAGTGAGACAAGGGAATCTCAAGATTTCAGTGACAGTGCACGGCAGCACGAGCGAAGAGCCGAACCTGGTAAACGGCAATATTCGCAACACTTTTGGACCCGCAGGCTCGCTTCGATGGTGTCCCAGCGAACACTCTCCCGTGCGCTACGAACCTGGCACCAGCGAATGCCGCGTCCTGATCAACAGCAAGGAGCAGATCGAAACGATGCTCCTGACCTTGAGCAAGTTGGAGAACACCGAAGCCATTCGTGAGCAATTGCGCTCCGTCCACGCCCAGCTCGAGGCACTGCACGATCAGGTGCGCGAACAACGCAGTTCCGTTCCTGCCTGAGCGTTGCTCTAATCGAAGTAGGCCTTCGATTCGGCCGCTTCCATGGCAGCCGCTCCATTCCCCAGTCGCGTGCTCGTCCTGCTGGCTCTGCTCAGTGGGACGACGGGGGTCAGCGCGGCCCAGGAGGTAACCCTGGTGCCGCAGCAGCCGATCGAGCAGGCCGACGCCAGCCTGCGCACCCAGGGCTGGGAACCCGCCAAGGACCTGGCTCCGGAGCCCATGGATCGGCAGTTGGCCGGAAATCGCCTTCAAAGCCTGAGTGCCTGCTCTGGCACCGGTCAGGGCTTTTGCCGCTACGACTACCAGCGGGGAGTCGAGACCCTAGCCGTCATTACCGTTCCTGGCCCTGCGGCCCACGGCTTAGTGCTGCAGTGGATTCAGGGGCGATGATGCCCCGAGGCGCCACGAGCAACCGTGTTTGAAAACGACAAGCGTCCGCCTTGGTTGAACTGGCTGTTCCTCGGGATCTTCCTCTGGAGCTCCTGGCAGCTGGCCGGCTTCTGGTTCCAGCAGCTCCACGGCGGCTAGATCAAGAGCGATTCAGCAGATCCGAGACGTCGCCGGTCAGCGCCGGGGACTGAACGTCAAGGCGGCGCATCGGCCCACCGCCGCTGAAGCGCAAGCGGCTCAGCTCCACCCAGATCGGATAGGGATTGCGGGCCAGCTGAAAGGCGTAGCTGCCCTGATCGAGGTTCGCGATCACGGTCCACAGGGTCTGCCAGCTGTCCTCCGCCTGACCGCCGGAATAATCCTCGGCGCCCGCCGGTACGGCGACGTTTTTCATCACCCCGTAGAGATTCGCCTCCGCCTCGTCGGGCGTTGAGGCCTTGGGCAGGGTGCTGAGGAAGGTCGAGGCGCGCACAAAACGGGAGGCGGGATCGACATCACCGGGGAGCGGCAGCGTTCCACCAAAGGGCCGGTAGCGCTTGAGGTTCTGCAGCTGCCAGGCCAGCGGTGGCTCGTTCGTCATCACCCGGGTCTGATTCCCCTGATGCACCACCATCCGGCCGCCGATGAACTCGACCACCGCAGAGCGTCCACGGCGATCCGCCATCGAAAGATGCAAGCCCCAATTGCGATCCAGGATTTGATCGGAGACGATCTGAACCTGTGCCAAGCCGGCAATCGCCTCCTCAACCGTCGCGAAGTTGTCGAGCACAAACTCCGCCATCCGCAGGTTGGAGAGGACCGGCTTACCGCTGCTGGCGGAGCCGTAGTCACTGCCGGAGAGGTAGAGCAGGTTGACGTTCAGGCCCCGTTCATTCAGGCCATCGGCGAGGACGGTTCCCACACTCATCACCCCGACGCTGCCGTGCTTGACGCGCCAGCGCCTGGCATTCGGAACGCTCGTGCTCACCAGACCACCGGCCTCCAGGCCGCGGGGCCGCAGCACCAGAGCCGCCCGGTCATCGAGATAGAGATCCATCGTGCGCCCGACAACAGCCGACTGACCGTTGCTGTTGGAGAGCACACGGCTACAGGCCAGGGCCGCCGCTGGCGTGAAGGCCCCAAGCAGGAGCAACGCGATGGGCCACAACCGACGGGTCGCCATGGAGAAGCGCGGTGGAACGCTTCCCACAGGATGCTGAGAACGCCGACTAGCGGCGACGTTTTGCCTTGACTGATTTGGGGGCTGGGGCCACCACGGCGCGCACGAAACGCACCAGTCCCCCCAACAAACAGAGCAGTGCCAACAGGGCGAGACCACCAAGAAGCAGCACCCCCAGCAACTGGAGGATCCCCATCAACAGTTGGGAGAGCCCGCCGATCAGATGCGCCAAGGCGGTGCTCACCAGGAGCAGGCTGTCGAGATCAATCAGCTGAGGCAGCTGGAGCAGCAGCACCAGCAGGCCGACCCCGCCGGCCATCATCAAAACCGCCTCCAAGATCAGCCGAGGGCGGCGCTTGGCTTTGCGCTTGCGGAAGACAGGACGCTGGCGCTCAGCCGCTCCCGAGGCGCTCCCCACCACCCGCAGACGCCGCTGCCGTGTCATGACTCCAACTGGTGTCCAGCGCCGAGCATCCAGCGCTCAAATTCGATCAAAACCAGCTCATTGGGGCAATCCACCAGGCTGAGGTCGCCCACGGTGCAATCCCCCTGACCGCCGTGGTGCAACGAGAGATGGAAGTCAGGACCGCTCAGACCGCACACTTCCGGATCGCTGCGAACGACCACATCCAGGCAGGCGCCCAGACGGGTGACACGACGACGCAATTCCGACCAGCTCAATGCGCTCATCGCAATACAGCAAGTGTGGGGTGATTCAAACGGACGTCAACCGTCCTTCGCCGGGGGCGCCAGCTCGGGGGCAGTCTGGGCTGCCGGCTTCGGCGTCGGCAGCATCGCAATCAAGGCGGCACTGATCGCAAGAGCCGCCACGCCGGCCACCGGAGCCGCAAGCCGGCGGAGCAAGGGCTGACGGTGGCGCAGCTCCTTGCGCGCCAAGGGCTGCAGCGACGGCGTCTCAAACGGAAGCGCCAGGCGGGGGTCCAAGCGCAGCTGATCGAGGCAACGCACCAAGTCCGAAAGCTCGGCGTCATCCAGACGCAAGGTCAAGGGCGGCGTATTCGGCTGGCTGCTGCGCAACTCCAGCTGGTGGCCTGCCTCACCTGGGGCAATCGCCACCGGCGCATCCGCAGCACCAAAGGACTTGGGCACACCACTCAGAAGATGGCGGGCATAGGGAATGACAGCGCTCAGCAGCGCCTGGAGGTGTTCCCGCTTGCCCTCGAGTTCGGTCTGACCGGCCAGCCCCATCGTGAAGCCGGTCAAGATGCCGATCGTGCTCGCGTCCTGCCCGGCGGAGAGATCCGGCAGACCCTCGACGATCAAGCGGCAGCTGGTTTGTTCGTAGCGCGTGGTGAGTTTCATCTCAGTGATCAAACAGCCGCATCAAGAAGACTGGCCCGCAGGCGCTCGAAGCCGCCCTCACCGGCGCAGAGCGCCATCGCCTGCACCAGCTCGCGGCTCAGGGCAGGTCCCTGCTCGGGATCCAGCAGACGCTGGACGCCACCGCGCCGGGGGTTGAGGCGCTCCAGCACCAGCTCCCGCAGGCGCGAGCGAAACAACTCCCAGCGCTGCGCATTCAGATCAGGGGGCTCGGCTGAGGAGAGCAGCGTGCGCAACATCGGATAGAGGCGCTCCGAGAGTGCCGTCAGGATGCGAATCAACGCATCCGTCTCCTCAGGCTTGAGGGACGCCCGGCGGGTGTTGCGGCGCAGGGGGTTGCTGCAGCGGCGCTTCCAGAGCTCCACCCGGTTCGGGAAGAGATCGGTAAAGCCCATCTCCTCGCTCAGCCAAACCATCGCCTCCCCGCCGTTGAGGTCCAGGGCCTCGGCGCAGAGGAGCATCAAATCCAGGCGCTCAATGCCGCGGCGGGACAAGGGGGTTTGCACGCTCGCTGGGGCTTCGGCCATGGCTGCGATACTGCCAGCACTGGCGCTGATTCGTCGACCATGACCTCTATCAACCTGCGTCAGCTGGTCCGGGAAATCCCCGATTTCCCGCAACCCGGGATCCTCTTTCGCGACATCATTCCGCTGATGCGCCAACCGGATGCCTGGCAGGAGGTCATGCATCAGCTCGGAGAGGTCTGTGATCGGTTGAAGCCCGACCTGATCGTCGGCATCGAATCACGGGGCTTCATCGTTGGCACCGCCCTGGCCACCGCCAAAACGATCGGCTTCAGCCCGGTGCGCAAACCCGGCAAGTTGCCCGGCGAAGTCATCGGCGTCGACTACAGCCTTGAGTACGGCACCGACCGACTCGAGATCGTGCCCGATGGCTTCGAGAACAATCCCCGGGTGCTGGTCGTCGACGACCTGCTGGCCACCGGCGGCACCGCCGCGGCGTGCGCCCAGCTGGTTCAGCAGGTAGGCGGCGAGCTGGTGGGATTTGCCTTCGTCGTGGAACTGGCGGATCTGGGCGGAAAGAGCAAGCTCCCCGCCGGGGTCCCCGTGGACTCCTTGATCGTCTACTGAGGCACTACAGGTGCAGGTCCTGCCACTGCAGGACCTGATCAAGCTGATCGAGGCTGATCAGGCCAAAGCGCCAGAGCACCACCGGAAGGGGGGCCTGCTCGAGTTGGGACTGCTTAAGGCCCAAGCCCAATGCGTTCTCGCTCAGCCCAAGCGTGCTGCGGAGGAAGCGCAGCAGCTCGGGATGGGGAGGGGGTTGCGGCGAGGTGCAAATCACCATGCCGCCATCCTGCTTAGCTCCGCCAGAGGCGGCAAGGTCCGTCGCTCATCGCCCGCAGACTGAGCTGACGCATCCAGCCCCAACGCCCCAGGGCCTGCAGGGCCAAGCGTCGCACCAGCAGGAGTGGGGCGAAACGGTTGGAGAAGAGGCGCACCAGAGCATCGGTGGCCAGCAGCACCAACGCGATATCGAGCACACGGGCACGCCCGTAGGCCCTCGCTAAGGATCGAGGCCGCAGACGCCCGTCACCGCACCGCCGGGCCAGACGGTGGAGCTGATCGACGTCGCGCCAGCAGAGGTTCAGGCCTTGGCCGCCAACGGGATGGCAGCGGTGGGCCACCTCACCGACGACGATCGTGCCACGACGGGCCAGGGGCCAAGCCCACTCCAGGGCCACCGGAAAGGCCCGGGGCTGATCCAGGAGCACTTCCGCCTGGAGCTCTTCGGGCAAGGCGGCGCTGAGGGCATCAAGGAAAGCGACACCATCGAGCTGCTCCAACTGGCGCAGGCGCTGCAGCGGCGCACTCCAGACCAATTGGAAGGCATCACCCCCCAGGGGCAGGACCGCAAAGGGGCCTTCTGGGCGAAACAGCTCCCAGGCCTGGTCCGGGGCCGAGCCCCGCAGGCGCACCTGCACCGTCAGACAACCCTGGCGGTAGGGCCAGCCCCATTGCCGTATGCGGGCCGCCTGGCGGGTAGCCGAACGGTGACCATCGGCCGCTACCACGAGATCAACGCCGGCGGAGGGGGGCAGCGGCGGGGTGCCCAGGCTCTCCGCAATGGCTCCCTGCTGGCGGACGGCCTCAAGCAGAACGCGCATCAATTCCCGGTGCTGCAGGATCCACCCCACCGGTTGATCGCCCTCCCCCAGCCAGGCCAGGTCGGCGCTCGTAAAGGGCACCTGCAGGTGGGTGGCCCGGTCGCAGAGCTCCAGCCGCCGAAACGGGGCGAGGGCTGGAGTGAGGGCCTGCCAAAGCCCCAGCCGCAGCAACAGCTCCCGGCTGGAATGGGTCAAGGCATAGGCCCGGTTGCGCGCCTGCAGGGCAGCGGCATCGAGGGGATCGCAGAGCTCCACCTGCCAGCCGGCTTCCACCAGCGCCAAAGCCGAGAGCGCTCCGGTGGGTCCGGCGCCATTCACCCGAGCGCGCAGGCTGGAGGGCTGTCTCAGGGGCACGGAACGAACGGCACAAAAAAACCGCAACACGATTCTGTGCTGCGGCCTTCGTCAAACGAGAGAGGGAATTCAGCCGAGACCCAGCAGGCCGTGGGTGAAGGACTCACCGCCCAGTGCCAGCTCGGTGGCGAGCAGGGCTATGAAGCCGAGCATGGCCATGCGGCCGTTCAGCTTTTCAGCGCGGTCATGGAAACCCCAGCCGCTCTCGGCGTCCACCACTTCCATGCGGGGCTCGGTGGCGAAGGCGTTGAGGCGGCCGCCGTCCTCTTCGGTGACGGTGGCGCCGCGGATCACTGCAGGGGCGGAAGGATTGGCTTGGGTCATCACGCGTCGCTACGGAACTTGACGCAATTGTAACGCAATATTGCGCGATGTAACAAGCCCTTAGCGAAGCCGCTTGAGGCAGAGCTCCTCGAAGGCCGGGCGGAGCAAGAACGGGTACTCACCCACCCACAGCTTCATCTGGGGCAACCAAGCATCACTGAGGGCCCCGACCCGGGAGAAGTCCTTGCGCTCACTCAGCACCAGGCAACGCACGACCGCACCCCGGCGGATCTGCTTGTGCTTTTTGTTGTAGGGAAACCGAACACTGCCGAGGTAGCCGTCTTCGTCCTCTAGCTCCAAGCAGAGCCAGGTGCGGCGGTTCTCGACGGTCTCCAGGCGCCCCTGCTTGTCGGTGGTCTCCTGGCGACCCTCCACCAGTTCCTTCGTGTAGAGGTCGGCCACTTCCCCCTCAAAGATCGCGGCCGCGGGGTAACGGCGAAGGGTCGCATTCTTGCGGCTGGCCTCGACGATCGGCCCCCAGAGCACATACAGAAGGAACACCACCCCGACCATCAGCAGGATGGGGGAGGCCTGGCTGTTGATGGCCACCCCCTGGCTGATCAACAGGCTGATCACGCCGCCGATGACCGAGATGAAAACCCGCTGCAGCACCTTCTGGGGGTTGCCGCTGCAGAAGTTGAACTGAGGGCCAGTGGCCACCGCGGGGATCAGACGCGGCAGCTCTCCGGGGCGAAGCGGGATGAGCATGGCGCCAGTGTCTGCTGCAGAGGGGATTAGAGCAAGCGCTCCAGGCCGTAAACCAGGCCCTCCAACTGACGCACCTTGCGGGCCGTCAGCAACACGCCGGGCATGTAGGCCGAGCGATCGATCGTGTCGTGGCGAAGGGTATAGGTCTCGCCCGGGGCACCAAACATCACCTCTTGATGGGCCACCAGACCGGGAAGGCGGATGGAGTGCAGCCGCAGACCGCTCTCCCGCTGTCCGCCCCGGCAACCCGCCAGGGTTTCGTGCTCCTCCACCTGCAGCGGATTGAACGACTTGCCCAGGTCCTCCATCAACTCGGCCGTCTTGATGCAAGTGCCGCTCGGGGCATCGGCCTTGCGGTTGTGGTGCAGCTCGCTCAGCTCGGCGAAGTCATAGAAGCGGGCCGCCGCCGCAGCGGCCTGCTGCAGGAGAACCATCCCAACGGAGAAGTTCG
This DNA window, taken from Synechococcus sp. LTW-R, encodes the following:
- a CDS encoding linear amide C-N hydrolase, with protein sequence MATRRLWPIALLLLGAFTPAAALACSRVLSNSNGQSAVVGRTMDLYLDDRAALVLRPRGLEAGGLVSTSVPNARRWRVKHGSVGVMSVGTVLADGLNERGLNVNLLYLSGSDYGSASSGKPVLSNLRMAEFVLDNFATVEEAIAGLAQVQIVSDQILDRNWGLHLSMADRRGRSAVVEFIGGRMVVHQGNQTRVMTNEPPLAWQLQNLKRYRPFGGTLPLPGDVDPASRFVRASTFLSTLPKASTPDEAEANLYGVMKNVAVPAGAEDYSGGQAEDSWQTLWTVIANLDQGSYAFQLARNPYPIWVELSRLRFSGGGPMRRLDVQSPALTGDVSDLLNRS
- a CDS encoding DUF3038 domain-containing protein — its product is MAEAPASVQTPLSRRGIERLDLMLLCAEALDLNGGEAMVWLSEEMGFTDLFPNRVELWKRRCSNPLRRNTRRASLKPEETDALIRILTALSERLYPMLRTLLSSAEPPDLNAQRWELFRSRLRELVLERLNPRRGGVQRLLDPEQGPALSRELVQAMALCAGEGGFERLRASLLDAAV
- a CDS encoding DUF4335 domain-containing protein, with protein sequence MKLTTRYEQTSCRLIVEGLPDLSAGQDASTIGILTGFTMGLAGQTELEGKREHLQALLSAVIPYARHLLSGVPKSFGAADAPVAIAPGEAGHQLELRSSQPNTPPLTLRLDDAELSDLVRCLDQLRLDPRLALPFETPSLQPLARKELRHRQPLLRRLAAPVAGVAALAISAALIAMLPTPKPAAQTAPELAPPAKDG
- a CDS encoding adenine phosphoribosyltransferase produces the protein MTSINLRQLVREIPDFPQPGILFRDIIPLMRQPDAWQEVMHQLGEVCDRLKPDLIVGIESRGFIVGTALATAKTIGFSPVRKPGKLPGEVIGVDYSLEYGTDRLEIVPDGFENNPRVLVVDDLLATGGTAAACAQLVQQVGGELVGFAFVVELADLGGKSKLPAGVPVDSLIVY
- a CDS encoding DUF2949 domain-containing protein; amino-acid sequence: MVICTSPQPPPHPELLRFLRSTLGLSENALGLGLKQSQLEQAPLPVVLWRFGLISLDQLDQVLQWQDLHL
- a CDS encoding FAD-dependent monooxygenase produces the protein MPLRQPSSLRARVNGAGPTGALSALALVEAGWQVELCDPLDAAALQARNRAYALTHSSRELLLRLGLWQALTPALAPFRRLELCDRATHLQVPFTSADLAWLGEGDQPVGWILQHRELMRVLLEAVRQQGAIAESLGTPPLPPSAGVDLVVAADGHRSATRQAARIRQWGWPYRQGCLTVQVRLRGSAPDQAWELFRPEGPFAVLPLGGDAFQLVWSAPLQRLRQLEQLDGVAFLDALSAALPEELQAEVLLDQPRAFPVALEWAWPLARRGTIVVGEVAHRCHPVGGQGLNLCWRDVDQLHRLARRCGDGRLRPRSLARAYGRARVLDIALVLLATDALVRLFSNRFAPLLLVRRLALQALGRWGWMRQLSLRAMSDGPCRLWRS
- a CDS encoding high light inducible protein produces the protein MTQANPSAPAVIRGATVTEEDGGRLNAFATEPRMEVVDAESGWGFHDRAEKLNGRMAMLGFIALLATELALGGESFTHGLLGLG